From Varibaculum massiliense, a single genomic window includes:
- a CDS encoding DMT family transporter — MSTGNNDFENDQIRSDTGVANKPSGSHSSLHALLPALALTTVTAVWGSTFFLIKGLVETIPPIDFLGIRFLIAGVLIGSLRFRSLLKASAAIWGKGAVLGLIYASAQIFQTMGLQHTHASVSGFITGMYVVLTPVVLLLLFREKISALTWGTIIVATAGLMILSLNGFALGYGEVITLIGSLLYALHIVMLGHWAPDSDVMLLGAIQVMTVGVICFIASTPGGIELPHDPIQWMQMLYMAIIAGLLAILLQTWAQARISATSAAIIMTTEPLFAAGFAVALGGEHITWRLLVGGGLILAAMFGTELLPERVKSGNR, encoded by the coding sequence GTGTCTACTGGAAACAATGATTTTGAAAACGATCAGATTAGGTCAGATACTGGTGTAGCAAATAAGCCTTCTGGTTCTCATAGCTCTTTACATGCGTTACTTCCTGCCCTGGCGCTTACCACAGTTACCGCAGTTTGGGGATCTACTTTTTTCCTAATCAAGGGATTAGTTGAGACTATTCCTCCTATTGATTTTCTTGGGATACGGTTTTTGATTGCCGGTGTTTTGATCGGCTCACTCCGTTTTCGCTCTTTATTAAAGGCTTCAGCTGCGATATGGGGTAAGGGCGCTGTACTTGGACTAATCTATGCCTCAGCACAAATTTTTCAGACTATGGGGTTGCAACATACGCACGCATCGGTTTCGGGTTTTATTACTGGAATGTATGTAGTGTTAACTCCAGTAGTTTTGCTACTGTTATTTCGCGAAAAAATTAGCGCTTTAACTTGGGGGACAATAATAGTAGCAACAGCAGGACTAATGATCCTCAGCCTTAATGGTTTTGCTTTAGGCTACGGAGAAGTAATCACACTTATAGGTTCTCTGCTGTATGCATTGCATATTGTCATGTTGGGACATTGGGCTCCCGACAGTGATGTCATGTTGCTTGGGGCTATTCAAGTCATGACTGTTGGAGTTATTTGTTTCATTGCTTCTACTCCAGGTGGGATAGAACTTCCCCACGACCCTATACAGTGGATGCAGATGCTTTATATGGCAATAATTGCTGGTTTACTTGCTATTTTACTCCAGACCTGGGCTCAGGCGCGTATAAGTGCTACGTCCGCAGCAATCATTATGACAACTGAACCTCTTTTCGCGGCAGGATTTGCTGTGGCTCTAGGTGGCGAACATATAACCTGGCGGTTACTCGTGGGAGGAGGATTGATACTCGCTGCAATGTTTGGAACTGAACTATTGCCGGAACGTGTTAAGAGCGGAAACCGGTAA